In Moraxella nasovis, the sequence CCCTACACCGCCCCACTATCTAAAAAAATAGGGGGCTTTTTAATGGAGATAACCATGACTGAAACAACTCAAACCCCAACCACCCTAAACCGCACCGAAGCCCAAGTGTTGCAAGGTTTTATCAGCCAAGTGGACTACTGGCAAATGCAACATGGCGAAAAAGCTGACACGGTAGAGATTATCTACTACCCTGATGATGAAGGCTTTGATGTTTTTAATGGCGAAGAAAACAATGAGCTTTTAAAACGTAACCGCACCACCGTATTTCGTGCTGATATTCTAGCTTGGGCAAGTAATCAGCTTAAAAACCTACAAGGCTGGAATAATGATAAAACCGTAACCGCCTTTACGTTAAGTTTTAAAAATGGCGAATATGGGGTATTGGTGGACGTGGCGGATAAATCAGCCGAGCCACCCCAAACCGACCGTGATGGCGAAACCGATGAGACGGCAAGCGAAAATTAAATAAATAAGTAAATCACAAAATAAATGACCCTTATAAGGATTTTGGTAATCCCTATAAGGGTTTTTATGGTTGGATTTATGCTAGGGGGATACATGAGTTTTAATGTACAAATAGAACAGCCAAGCGTGCAGGGCTTGATTATTTTGTATGAATTGGATGCCCGCCATCTAGGGGCGGACATTTACCGCTTTCATGGACACAATGACGGCGAAATTATTTGGCAGGGCAACACTTACACACCTATCGCCATCTCTGCTGTTGGGCTTGAAATGCGGTCAGACGGTAAGGCTTCCATACCAAGTTTAACCCTTGGTAACGATATTGCAGGTGTGCCACAGGCTTTGCGTGCGTTATGCTTGCAGTTTGGCGATTTTGCAGGGGCGAAGTTAAAAGTTATTCACACCCTTGCCAAATATCTAGACAGCACTGACGAACAAAACTACAAAGTACAACATTGGTACATCGAACAAAAGACCGCCGAGACGAACGCCACCACGACATTTGAGCTTGCCAACCCCATTGATGTTGAAGGCTTACGCATACCCGTCCGCCAAATCACAAACTATTGCGATTGTGCGGTGCGTGGGCGGTATCGTCATGAAGAATGCGGATATACAGGCACGGCACGCTTTACCATTGATGGCAAGCCGACCGATGACCCAGAACTTGATAAATGCGGTGGCAGACTGTCGGATTGTATGCTTAGATTTGGGAGAGATAGCCCCTTGCCGTTTGGGGGATTTCCAGCAAGTTCACTTGTTTGATTTGTCAAGTGATTTTAGTTGTGATAAAATGAATTGCCTTAACAGGAGCTTGTTATGATACCCAAAACCAAAACACATGAAGCCTATGAGTATCTAAAAAATTATCACGGATTAACCAATCCTAATAGTTTTAAATATTTGTCATGGCTAAATAGTGCTGAAAAGTTAATTAAAACAGACCCAGTAGATGGATATGTTTTACAAGGTTTTGCACATATGGCTTTGGGCGATATACAATCAGCAGTTCAAAGCATGAAAAAGGCATATTTATTAAATAATATAGTTGCTACTTATAATTATGCAACACTATTGTATAAATCTGGCGAATTTAGTCAAAGCCATCAAATGTGCTTAAATGTACTCAATAAAGACCCTTATGATAGCAATATTATTGAAGTTGTCCTTAGTAATGCAAGCAGAAGTTTAGATTTAAATATACTTAATGAAGCATTTGAATTATTTCAAGGTGGAAATTTATATATTGACAATCAAAAAATTAAGGCTATTGATTTCATTAAAAATACAATATCAAAACTTAAAATAACAAATATTACACAAGATAATTTTGTATATATTTATAGTTTACTTAATAGATTTTTATCAAAGCACTATATTGGTGACTATTATGTTGATGTGGATGTTAGCCAAACAGAAATTGGTAATATACTTAATATAGATATTTATTTAAATAATGTGGGAACTGATGATTGTTTAGACTTAGATGATAAATTCTTAGATGTATTGATTGATGATAGTCAGCTTAATTTTGATGATTATAAAAATATCATCGTGCATTTCATTCCTGCCAAATATGACGATTTGGAGTGTATGCAATGACGGTGAATATTAATGATTTACATAAATGTATTGATGAGATGTTTATTAATATTAATGAACAATCATCAGAAAGTCAGATGAGGGCGTATATCAACCGTAGTTATTATGCTGTTTTTCATGAGTTAAAAATGGCTATGGAAAGTGTAGGGATTGATATTAATCAATACAAAACAGGCACTCATAATAATCTATGCTTGATACTTGATGATATGAAAAATCAAAATAAATCCATACAAAAACTCGCTTTGCAGTTTAGAGATTTTTTAACCCAACGCCACAATGCAGATTATGATTTGGATAAAAATATAACTTGGCATCATGTAAAAGTCATCATGCAATATAAACAGAATTTACCTTCATTGATTAAAGAACATATTAAATAATCCAAAAATTCAAAAACCGCTCTGTTACAAATAGAGCGGTTTTTTATTACCCAAAAAGTGATAACCATGAAACTCACCAAACCCCTAAAACACGCCATCATCGCCCACGCCAAAGATGAATACCCAAAAGAATGTTGTGGGCTGATTATTGATGGACATTATTATCCGTGCGACAACGTGGCAACAAATCCACACGATAGCTTTGAGATTGACAGCGAAACTTTTATCAATCTATTAGCTTTGGCGGACGATTTTCAAGCCATCGTCCACAGCCACCCTGATGGCGATGTACTGCCTAGCGAGCTTGACCGTGTGCAGATGGCAGTACATGACACCGACTGGCTAATTTGTGCGATTAGTTCTGACAACCAGTTTCATATCAAAAGCCATAAACCAAAAGCCTACACCGCCCCCTTATTAGGGCGTGAGTATCATCACGGCGTGCAAGATTGCTATAGCCTTGTGCGTGATTATTATGAGCGTGAATTAGGTATAGAGCTACCAGACTTTGACCGCACAGACGCATGGTGGGAAAATCAAGACCATAAACCGCTTTATCAAGATAACTTTAAAAAAGCAGGTTTTGTACAAATTGAGATAGACGAGCTACAAAAGCATGACGTGATACTTTGCTATGTCGGACGTACGCACCACATTAACCACGCTTTAATCTATCTTGATGATGGCAAGCTTATGAGCGAAAAAACACCGCCTACGCCCATGACGGGCTTAGTACTACATCACCCCTACGGCACGCTGTCGGTGCGTGAGCTGTATGGCGAGACATGGCGTAAGCGGACGGCACTCGTGATTAGACATAAGCAACTGATGAATGCACAAAAGGCTTGATGAGTGAATAATCTATTTTAGGATTATGCTCGGCTTGCCATAGGTCATAATCTTTTTGTAAATCCAAAAATAGACTTGGATTTGTTCCCAAAAGATGGCTTAGGCGAACGCTCATCTCGGCGGTGATGCCTTGCTTGCCATTTAAAATACGGCTTAAATTGACACGAGTAACGCCAAGACGTTCGGCAACTTCGGTTACGCTATAACCGTCTATATATTCACGCAAAACAAGCCCTGCGTGTGGGGGGTTGTGCATTCTCATAAAAGTCTCCTTAGTGATAATCTTGGTAATCTACAATTTCGGCATTACCATCGTCATTAAAGCGAAAAGTTAAACGCCAGTTGCCATTGACCATTACCGACCAATGACCTGCCAAATTGCCTTTTAAAGGGTGCAATCGCCAACTGGGAGCGTCCATATCGTTAGGGCTTTTGGCTCGGTTAAGCGTACTAAGTTGTATGGCAAGTTTGGTTTTATGCTTGGCTTGAATGCCTTTGGTACTACCTGTGGTAAAAAAGTTTTCTAAGCCTTTGTGAGCAAACGACACAATCATAAACATTATCCATATAGCGTATAGATACACTATACAATAAATTTTAGGTACTGTCAAATGAAAACCATCCACTTTTACGGCATTTTAGCCAAAAAATTCGGTAAAACCTTTGAGCTAGATGTTAAGACCGCGTTTGAGGCAACCCACGCCCTAGCGTGTCAAATACCTGCCTTTAAAGCATTCATGGAACAAAGTGGCGTAAATTTAGCCGTATTTTTAGGCGATAAGGTGTTAAAAAACAACATCAATGAAAATGAAATCAACAACCAAACCGCCAAATCTGACATTCATATCGTGCCACAAATTGAAGGGGCTGGCGGTAAGGTTGGCGGTATTTTACAAACGGTGGCAGGGATTGCGATGATTGGTGTTGGCGTATTTTCTACGACTATTACGGCAGGGGCGTCATCTGCCTTAATCGGTGTTGGTGCAGGTCTTTTGATGGGCGGTGTCTCAAGCCTACTTATGCCCACGCCAAAGCATGAACCTGATGACCCTGACGGTAATAAAGCCAATAACGGCTTTGGGGCAGCGGTTACCACAGTAGCACAAGGCAACCCTGTACCCATCCTTTATGGCGAGCGTGAGATTGGTGGATTTGTAATATCAGCTTCGGTATATGCCCAAGATAAGATGATACAAGGGGTCGTTATGACAACGTTACACAATGCAGCTACTGACCTTATTAAAAAAGCATTTAAAGGTAAAGGGTAAAATCATGCAAATTCAAGGTGCTAAGAAAAAAAAAGACGCCAAGCCAAACATCGCCAAAGACACCGCCCAATCTACCACCGTATTACAAGCGATGTATGGGCTATCAGAAGGTGAAGTGGCAGGGCTGGTGGACGGCGGTAAATCTATTAAATTAGATGGCACGCCTATCATCAATGACAATGGCGAGCCTAACTTTGATGGCGTGGAATGGTCGTATCGTGCTGGTACATTGGACCAAACACACATTGACGGCTTTAATGCGGTTGAAAACGAGATTGGCGTGGGCGTTGAGCTAAATAGTTCACGTGATTTTGTCAAAGAGATTACCAATACCCAGCTGTCTGCTGTGGTGGTTCGCATTGGCTTTAATGGTTTATACAAAACGCATGATAACGGCGATGTGGGGGCTTATCGCATTGATTATGCCATTGATTTACAAACTGATAACGGGGCGTATTTGACCGTATTAGATACCTTTATTGACGAAAAAGCGTCGCAAGGCTATCAAAAAAGCCATAGAATCAACCTGCCAAAAGCTAAAAACCATTGGACAATCCGAGTTCGTAGAAAAACGCCCAACCAAAACAGCGAGCTTATCGGCGATAAAATGCGCATTATCGCTTTGACCGAAGTTGTGGACGCAAAATTACGCTATCCTTGCACCGCCCTACTTGCCCTAAAATATGACGCAAATACCTTTGGTAATATTGCCAAATTATCGGTGCGTATGCGTGGCATGATTATCCAAGTACCTACCAATTATGACCCTGTAACACGCATTTATACAGGGCTTTGGGACGGCAGATTTAAGATGGCGTATTCTGATAACCCTGCATGGGTGCTATACGACATCTGCACGCATACACGATATGGGCTGGGCAATCGGCTAGATGGCAAAGTAGATAAATGGAGCTTGTACCAATTAGCCCAGTACTGCGATGAGCTGGTGGACGATGGGCGTGGCGGACGTGAACCACGTTTTCGTGTCAATGTGTATATTCAGCAAGCCCAAAATGCGTTTAGCGTTTTACAAAACCTATCATCTATCTTTCGTGCGATGAGCTTTTGGGACGGCGAAAAAATCGTCTTTGACGCTGACACGCCAAAAGAGCCGAGTTATCATTTTAATACGGCAAACGTGGTCAATGGCGAGTTTGTTTATACAGGCACACGAGCAAGAGACCGCCACACCATCGCCCAAATTGCTTATGATGACCCTGACAATGACTTTAAGACCGATTATGTTCACGTTAAAGATGAACAAGCGATAGCCAAATACGGCATACGTATCGTTAAGATTAACGCCTTTGGCTGTACCAGTCGCACCCAAGCCATCAGAGCAGGACGCTGGGCGTTATTATCCGAGCAGATGCAAACACAAACGGTAAGCTTTAGCGTAGGGCTTGACGGCTTTATCCCAAAAGTGGGCGATGTGATTAGTATTACCGATAACCGCCGCGCTGGTCTTAGTGGGCGGATTGTGGGGTCGGCTAATTTGGTTGAAAGCATGACCCCTACCACCACATCTAATCATCTGATTGTGGGCTTGGCATTAAAGCAAGCTTTTAATGATGGCGATAAAGTTACCATCAGCCTTAGTGCCACCGATGGTGAATATCTGATTTATAATTCAGAGTCAGCGGCGGCAAACGAGATTGGTCGCATAAACGTGGTAGATGGCACAGCTCGTGCTGTGATGACGTGGAACGTGGGGAAAAGTGGCAACAGTCATTTGTATATTTATCGCACAAGCACACGCCAAGAACGCACCATCAATCAAGTTACCCTAACCGCCACCAAGACACGCCATGTCGTACTAGACCGCACCCCCAAAGACCAAGATAGCATCATCGTAGGCGGTCGCACATTAAGCGTTGAAAGCATAAACGGCAATGAGCTACTGCTTAGCGATAAAGTGAATATTGGCGATGTGTGGAGCATGGGTGGGGCAGATAATTACCGCATTTTGCACATGACGCATAACGATGACCACACCTTTAGCATCACCGCGTTGCAGTATGAAATCGCTAAATTTAGCGTAGCAGAACACGGCTACACCATACCGCCTAAGCCTGTTAAAGTGCATGAGCAGGTACTTACCGCACCGTCATCTGTCAATATCAGCCAGTTTAACTACACGCACCAAGGCTTAAATCAAATCAAAATCACCATTGATTATTCACAAGTCTTAGCAGCAGATTACTATGTCGTAGAATACAATAAAGACGGCACAGGCTGGAAGCTATTAGGTGAAACGACCGCTACTAGTATTGATATTGATAACGCAGTAGCAGGTGAATATCTGGCACGAGTAAAAGCGGTGGACGGCTTTGGCAACAGCAGTCGCTATACGCTAAGCCATCAGACCACCATCACCGATAAAACCGCACCGCCTAAGCCATTATCAAGCTTTAGCGGTAAAGGCATATTATTTGGCATAGATTTATCATGGCAATATTCTGATGATACAGACATTGCCTTTGCCGAGATTGAGGTGAGTGATGATAAGCAAACAACTAGCATTCTTGGGCAATATGCCTATCCGACCAACACGGCTAATATTACAGGCTTACAAGGCAATCTGACACGCCATTACCGTGCAAGGTCGGTGGATAAGCTGGGCAATGTGAGTACTTGGAGCGAGTGGCAAACGATTACCACGTCTGCTGATACCAGCCAGATTTTATCGCTATTATCTGATGACATCACAGGCGATATGCTAGATAATGCGTTGCGTGGTAAGATTAACACCGCCTATGATAAGAGCGGACAAAATGAGACGAATCTTGCGACAGAAATCCAAAACCGCACGGCAGCCATCAATCAAGAAATCCAAAACCGCACGCAAGCCATCAATGCCAAAACAGGCGAAGTGCGTGGGCTGTTAAACGGACTGCAAACAGGCTTAACCCAGCGTATTGATGATGTCAGCGACGCCAACCGCCAAACCTTATCAGAGCTAAATGGCTACAAGACGGCTAATGATAGGGCTGTAGCAGGGGTAGTACAGCAGGTAAACGCCATTAGTGATAACACACAGGCGGCATCATCACGGCTTGATGGCTTGCAATCACGCTTTGATGGGGTGCTTAATTCTAAAAACTTATTACAAAATACCACAAATAGTACAACGGACCAGTTTTTGGTGGCAAGTTATCCCATCGTAAAAAACATAGCTACAGGGCAAAAGGTGCTAGTTAGTATCACCACCGACCCCCAAAGTGAGCTACTTGTTTATAACTCAAGTGCAGCAGGGGCAAATAGCATTGGGCGTATCACAGCCAACGGCACACCCCAACAGCTGACGTGGAACGCTGGGATAAGCGGTAATAACGCACTGCATTTTTATCGCACCAATATCCGTGACACAAGCCGTATATCTGTATCAAATGCAAGCTTAAAGGTGATAGATGGGGCGATAGATGATGTGAGTGCTGACTTAACCGAGTTTAAGCAGACACAGACAACGGCTACACAAGCGTTAAGCGAAAAAACCGAGCAATTAAGGGCAGATTTGGGGTCTAAGGCTAATGCTAGTGCTTTAAATAACTACTACACCAAAGCCCAAACCGATAACGTGGTGAGTGGGCAAATTCGGCAGTTTAATTCAAGATTAAATGGTAAGGCAGACAGTTCAGCCTTAAACAGCTTGACAAGCACGGTTACACAGCATGGGCGTGATATTAGAGCAACCAGCCAGAAAGTAACACAGCTTGAAACAAGCGTAAACGGCTATAGCACCAAAATCCGTAACGTAGAGCAGTCTATTGATGGCGTGTCTGCCATCAAAGCGGTTACGGTGGATAATAACGGTGTCATCAGTGGCTATGGGCTTATCAGCGAGCTTAAAAATGGGCGTGTTACTAGCCGATTTGGGATTAACGCTGACCAGTTTTATCTGGGAAATCCTAATGATGGTAAAAAGCCGTTTATTGTGAACACAAGCCCACGCACGATTAACGGCGTACGCTATCCTGCTGGCACGTTTATTGATAGTGCGTATATTGCTAATGCGTCTATTGATAATGCCAAGATTGCCGATGGAGCGATTACGAACGCTAAGATTGACAATGGGGCTATCACGAACGCTAAGATTGGCATAGCCCAAGTAGATACCTTGCAGATTGCAGGGGAAGCGGTCATTGTGCCAAGGGCTCAAAGTTTTCAAAATATAAGAACTTTTGAGGTGGGTGGTACTGATGATTTATTTACACTAACCATTGATGGAATTGTTGGGGGAACCCCAATTTTAATCAATGCGTTTTTGTATGCGGAGTTTGTCGCAAATCAAGCCATACCGATACCGCCAACGCTACAGGTCAATCTATATCGTGATAATCACGTGATATATTCTGAAATGTTCGCAGAAGTTACCACAACACCGCTGTTTTCAGAAAGCAGCGACTGTTGGGAAGAAGAAGAATGGGGAGAAAGAGGACGCCCTATCCGTCGCAGGGTCTGTGGACCACCTAGAATTAGACAAATTGGGACGCATTCTACCGTTAAGGGCAACTTTATCCTTGGCGGTTTGGTGGATTATACAACAAAAACAAGCCATGCTTACAAACTTAGTATCACAACCACCAAACCTGCAAACTATAACGGTGAATTAACAATCAGGCGTGGTAGTCTATCCGTCATGGCGGTCAAACGCTAACACCGCACGCACAATCAGCTCGTTTTGGGGAATGCCTAAGCGTTTGGCGGTCTGTTCAATCATGGCGATGTCATCTATGTGTAGCTTAAAGCCCTTGGTTTTCATGCCACGCTTGGCGTCGCTGTCGTATTGGATTTGATTGCGTGATTTTGGATTTGTGGTGTATTTTGGCATTTGACTTTTTCCTGTGGTGTGTTATTATAAGATTTAAGGAGATGAGCTAGGGTTTCCCCTAACTCCACCTTAGGCTAAGCCCTTAGGTGCTTGATGTTAGTAAGCTGGCAGGCTATATAACACCAAGATAATCACAATGACTACTCTCATTGGTTATCTCCTGTTGGTTAATGTTCCCTTTTTGGGGCTTCCTTAGTCAAGTGTGCCACCACTTGCTAAGTTGGTGTTATTATAGATTAACCTATAATAAAAGTCAAGTAAATTATACGTTTTCGTGTAAATTGCTTGGCTTTTTTTTCGTTTTTAAGGAGTAACATGTTCATTCAAATTTATGT encodes:
- a CDS encoding type II toxin-antitoxin system RelE/ParE family toxin, with product MIVSFAHKGLENFFTTGSTKGIQAKHKTKLAIQLSTLNRAKSPNDMDAPSWRLHPLKGNLAGHWSVMVNGNWRLTFRFNDDGNAEIVDYQDYH
- a CDS encoding tetratricopeptide repeat protein, whose protein sequence is MIPKTKTHEAYEYLKNYHGLTNPNSFKYLSWLNSAEKLIKTDPVDGYVLQGFAHMALGDIQSAVQSMKKAYLLNNIVATYNYATLLYKSGEFSQSHQMCLNVLNKDPYDSNIIEVVLSNASRSLDLNILNEAFELFQGGNLYIDNQKIKAIDFIKNTISKLKITNITQDNFVYIYSLLNRFLSKHYIGDYYVDVDVSQTEIGNILNIDIYLNNVGTDDCLDLDDKFLDVLIDDSQLNFDDYKNIIVHFIPAKYDDLECMQ
- a CDS encoding tail assembly protein, with translation MKTIHFYGILAKKFGKTFELDVKTAFEATHALACQIPAFKAFMEQSGVNLAVFLGDKVLKNNINENEINNQTAKSDIHIVPQIEGAGGKVGGILQTVAGIAMIGVGVFSTTITAGASSALIGVGAGLLMGGVSSLLMPTPKHEPDDPDGNKANNGFGAAVTTVAQGNPVPILYGEREIGGFVISASVYAQDKMIQGVVMTTLHNAATDLIKKAFKGKG
- a CDS encoding C40 family peptidase, encoding MKLTKPLKHAIIAHAKDEYPKECCGLIIDGHYYPCDNVATNPHDSFEIDSETFINLLALADDFQAIVHSHPDGDVLPSELDRVQMAVHDTDWLICAISSDNQFHIKSHKPKAYTAPLLGREYHHGVQDCYSLVRDYYERELGIELPDFDRTDAWWENQDHKPLYQDNFKKAGFVQIEIDELQKHDVILCYVGRTHHINHALIYLDDGKLMSEKTPPTPMTGLVLHHPYGTLSVRELYGETWRKRTALVIRHKQLMNAQKA
- the gpJ gene encoding TipJ family phage tail tip protein, which translates into the protein MQIQGAKKKKDAKPNIAKDTAQSTTVLQAMYGLSEGEVAGLVDGGKSIKLDGTPIINDNGEPNFDGVEWSYRAGTLDQTHIDGFNAVENEIGVGVELNSSRDFVKEITNTQLSAVVVRIGFNGLYKTHDNGDVGAYRIDYAIDLQTDNGAYLTVLDTFIDEKASQGYQKSHRINLPKAKNHWTIRVRRKTPNQNSELIGDKMRIIALTEVVDAKLRYPCTALLALKYDANTFGNIAKLSVRMRGMIIQVPTNYDPVTRIYTGLWDGRFKMAYSDNPAWVLYDICTHTRYGLGNRLDGKVDKWSLYQLAQYCDELVDDGRGGREPRFRVNVYIQQAQNAFSVLQNLSSIFRAMSFWDGEKIVFDADTPKEPSYHFNTANVVNGEFVYTGTRARDRHTIAQIAYDDPDNDFKTDYVHVKDEQAIAKYGIRIVKINAFGCTSRTQAIRAGRWALLSEQMQTQTVSFSVGLDGFIPKVGDVISITDNRRAGLSGRIVGSANLVESMTPTTTSNHLIVGLALKQAFNDGDKVTISLSATDGEYLIYNSESAAANEIGRINVVDGTARAVMTWNVGKSGNSHLYIYRTSTRQERTINQVTLTATKTRHVVLDRTPKDQDSIIVGGRTLSVESINGNELLLSDKVNIGDVWSMGGADNYRILHMTHNDDHTFSITALQYEIAKFSVAEHGYTIPPKPVKVHEQVLTAPSSVNISQFNYTHQGLNQIKITIDYSQVLAADYYVVEYNKDGTGWKLLGETTATSIDIDNAVAGEYLARVKAVDGFGNSSRYTLSHQTTITDKTAPPKPLSSFSGKGILFGIDLSWQYSDDTDIAFAEIEVSDDKQTTSILGQYAYPTNTANITGLQGNLTRHYRARSVDKLGNVSTWSEWQTITTSADTSQILSLLSDDITGDMLDNALRGKINTAYDKSGQNETNLATEIQNRTAAINQEIQNRTQAINAKTGEVRGLLNGLQTGLTQRIDDVSDANRQTLSELNGYKTANDRAVAGVVQQVNAISDNTQAASSRLDGLQSRFDGVLNSKNLLQNTTNSTTDQFLVASYPIVKNIATGQKVLVSITTDPQSELLVYNSSAAGANSIGRITANGTPQQLTWNAGISGNNALHFYRTNIRDTSRISVSNASLKVIDGAIDDVSADLTEFKQTQTTATQALSEKTEQLRADLGSKANASALNNYYTKAQTDNVVSGQIRQFNSRLNGKADSSALNSLTSTVTQHGRDIRATSQKVTQLETSVNGYSTKIRNVEQSIDGVSAIKAVTVDNNGVISGYGLISELKNGRVTSRFGINADQFYLGNPNDGKKPFIVNTSPRTINGVRYPAGTFIDSAYIANASIDNAKIADGAITNAKIDNGAITNAKIGIAQVDTLQIAGEAVIVPRAQSFQNIRTFEVGGTDDLFTLTIDGIVGGTPILINAFLYAEFVANQAIPIPPTLQVNLYRDNHVIYSEMFAEVTTTPLFSESSDCWEEEEWGERGRPIRRRVCGPPRIRQIGTHSTVKGNFILGGLVDYTTKTSHAYKLSITTTKPANYNGELTIRRGSLSVMAVKR
- a CDS encoding phage minor tail protein L; translated protein: MSFNVQIEQPSVQGLIILYELDARHLGADIYRFHGHNDGEIIWQGNTYTPIAISAVGLEMRSDGKASIPSLTLGNDIAGVPQALRALCLQFGDFAGAKLKVIHTLAKYLDSTDEQNYKVQHWYIEQKTAETNATTTFELANPIDVEGLRIPVRQITNYCDCAVRGRYRHEECGYTGTARFTIDGKPTDDPELDKCGGRLSDCMLRFGRDSPLPFGGFPASSLV
- a CDS encoding HigA family addiction module antitoxin; translation: MRMHNPPHAGLVLREYIDGYSVTEVAERLGVTRVNLSRILNGKQGITAEMSVRLSHLLGTNPSLFLDLQKDYDLWQAEHNPKIDYSLIKPFVHSSVAYV